The DNA region CCGCTCTCTGAGCAGGTCGTCGCCGGGGACGAAGTCGTCGTCGATGGTCACGCTCGAGGGATCGAACGTCGCCACCAGTTCGGGACCGTCGCGCTCGAGGACGCCCTCCTGGGTCGCGACGTCGATGAGTCGCTGTGACTGGTCGGGCGAGAACCAGTCGCGATCGAGCGACAGCGCGACGACGAACTCGTTTTCGCGCAGTCGGTTCGTTCCGTGTTGTTTGAAGGGCGCGGCGACCGCGACGCGAAGGCTCATCGAGAACGACTCTCGCGACGGGGTGAATAACGTTGACGATTCAGGTTACT from Natronosalvus rutilus includes:
- a CDS encoding DUF2240 family protein, giving the protein MSLRVAVAAPFKQHGTNRLRENEFVVALSLDRDWFSPDQSQRLIDVATQEGVLERDGPELVATFDPSSVTIDDDFVPGDDLLRERSTFERVLDALVASGVEKHEAVGAINSLQQEYAITIEAAAVVYASGEGIDVDELAPAARSALIEDG